In Nonomuraea sp. NBC_00507, the following are encoded in one genomic region:
- a CDS encoding DEAD/DEAH box helicase, whose translation MEFRDADRLLADARALLDEHTSVHRQAKDALDALRLDLARAGLGEIPVSRLRDVTDGRLRIATLEKAGYTTVRQVLEASPYQLQLLPGIGARTAAQIHAAARQLEQAAAEAASIRIDVERRDQPTTDLVIALQRLVNVGPDLPRALDAARDLDRRLAPLLAQARPARSRLRMMVTLPKRRRRAREAVAAIDELLAGARATRLLLTQVTTDLLRPAARDFEAWTDFESRSPEYFSLLAELAGEPVGTGQGLLPDDLAAKVAAQPLDDTHRRVSLRGYQAFGARFALAQGRAILGDEMGLGKSIEAIAALAHLKALGMTHFLVVCPTSVLINWVREIESRSTLRAYPLHGQARLAAQQDWARRGGVAVATLDGLHRLEAEVEVGMLVVDEAHYVKNPETKRSRAVAAWCARTERVLFLTGTPMENRVEEFRALISYLRPDLAADLRTSDVVAGAQAFRKAVAPVYLRRNQEDVLAELPDRVEADEWVEFSGADFEAYRQAVAAGNFMAMRRAAYAEPATSAKLKRLLELVEDAAANGLKVVVFSYFRAVLTAVGAALDGRAHGPISGGLSAVRRQQVVDDFSAAQGHAVLLSQVQAGGVGLNLQAASVVIICEPQVKPSMETQAVARAHRMGQVRKVQVHRLLTVDSVDQRMLAILDRKSALFDAYARRSDLAESAAEAVDVSEKELARLVVEEEQRRLLAPSPADTPES comes from the coding sequence GTGGAATTCCGTGACGCGGACCGACTTCTCGCCGACGCGCGCGCTCTGCTCGACGAGCACACCTCCGTCCACCGCCAGGCCAAGGACGCCCTCGACGCGCTCCGCCTCGACCTGGCCAGGGCGGGGCTGGGCGAGATCCCGGTCTCGCGGCTGCGGGACGTGACCGACGGCCGGCTGCGCATCGCGACACTGGAGAAGGCCGGCTACACCACGGTCCGCCAGGTGCTGGAGGCCTCGCCCTATCAGCTGCAGTTGCTTCCGGGGATCGGCGCGCGCACGGCGGCGCAGATCCACGCCGCCGCCCGGCAGCTCGAGCAGGCCGCCGCCGAGGCCGCGAGCATCCGCATCGACGTCGAGCGGCGCGACCAGCCGACCACGGACCTGGTGATCGCCCTGCAGCGCCTGGTGAACGTCGGCCCGGATCTGCCCCGCGCCCTCGACGCCGCCCGCGACCTCGACCGGCGGCTCGCGCCGCTGCTGGCGCAGGCACGTCCGGCGCGCAGCAGGCTGCGCATGATGGTCACGCTGCCCAAGCGCCGCCGGCGCGCCCGCGAGGCGGTGGCGGCGATCGACGAGCTGCTCGCCGGCGCCCGCGCGACCCGGCTGCTGCTCACCCAGGTCACCACGGATCTGCTGCGTCCCGCCGCACGGGACTTCGAGGCGTGGACGGACTTCGAGTCCCGCTCGCCTGAATACTTCAGCCTGCTCGCCGAGCTGGCCGGCGAGCCCGTCGGCACGGGCCAGGGCCTGCTGCCCGACGACCTGGCGGCCAAAGTCGCCGCCCAGCCGCTCGACGACACGCACCGCCGGGTGTCGCTGCGCGGCTACCAGGCGTTCGGCGCCAGGTTCGCGCTCGCGCAGGGCCGGGCGATCCTGGGCGACGAGATGGGGCTGGGCAAGTCGATCGAGGCCATCGCCGCGCTGGCCCACCTCAAGGCGCTCGGCATGACCCATTTCTTAGTGGTCTGCCCCACCAGCGTGCTGATCAACTGGGTGCGCGAGATCGAGTCGCGCAGCACCCTGCGGGCCTATCCGCTGCACGGCCAGGCGCGGCTCGCGGCCCAGCAGGATTGGGCACGCCGCGGCGGCGTCGCCGTGGCCACCCTCGACGGGCTGCACCGGCTGGAGGCGGAGGTCGAGGTCGGGATGCTGGTCGTGGACGAGGCCCACTACGTCAAGAACCCGGAGACCAAGCGCTCCAGGGCCGTCGCCGCCTGGTGCGCCCGCACCGAACGGGTGTTGTTCCTGACCGGCACGCCCATGGAGAACCGGGTGGAGGAGTTCCGCGCGCTGATCTCGTACCTTCGCCCCGACCTGGCCGCGGACCTGCGCACCAGCGACGTCGTGGCGGGGGCGCAGGCGTTCAGGAAGGCGGTGGCGCCGGTCTACCTGCGGCGCAACCAGGAGGACGTGCTCGCGGAGCTGCCCGACCGGGTGGAGGCCGATGAGTGGGTGGAGTTCAGCGGCGCCGACTTCGAGGCGTACCGGCAGGCGGTCGCGGCGGGCAACTTCATGGCCATGCGCCGCGCCGCCTATGCCGAGCCCGCCACCTCGGCCAAGCTCAAGCGCCTGCTCGAACTCGTCGAGGACGCCGCGGCCAACGGGCTGAAGGTGGTGGTGTTCTCCTATTTCCGCGCGGTGCTCACCGCCGTGGGGGCCGCGCTGGACGGGCGGGCGCACGGGCCGATCTCCGGCGGGCTGAGCGCGGTGCGGCGGCAGCAGGTGGTGGACGACTTCTCGGCGGCTCAGGGGCACGCGGTGCTGCTCAGCCAGGTGCAGGCGGGCGGCGTGGGGCTCAACCTGCAGGCCGCCTCGGTGGTGATCATCTGCGAGCCGCAGGTCAAGCCGAGCATGGAGACGCAGGCCGTGGCACGGGCCCACCGGATGGGGCAGGTACGCAAGGTGCAGGTGCACCGGCTGCTCACGGTGGACTCCGTCGACCAGCGCATGCTGGCCATCCTGGACCGCAAGTCCGCGCTGTTCGACGCCTACGCCAGGCGCAGCGACCTGGCCGAGTCCGCGGCCGAGGCCGTGGACGTGTCGGAGAAGGAGCTGGCCCGGCTGGTGGTCGAGGAGGAGCAACGCCGCCTCCTGGCCCCCTCCCCCGCCGATACGCCCGAAAGCTGA
- a CDS encoding alpha/beta hydrolase produces MPSRRWLWAAVAGIVAVAVAVVAVVVLRGGTATPGRTGGVQVVAREQAGARGHDLSVWSPALGATTPVRVLTPQGWTPGSGPWPVLYLLHGCCSPNHLVWVDEGGAERLTQDLRAIVVVPEGGRVGFYSDWLRGPQWETYHVKELIPLIEAEFGAGPQRAIAGLSMGGLGAMVYAARNPGMFRAAASYSGVLDTTGDRSETRALVRRNGEDPDALWGDPDKNRDVWEAYNPTALVARLKDVQLYVSCGDGRPGPLDPPGATADYEGALLGLAQTFTERAEQAGVRVATDFYGAGTHTFPYWERALERSLPMLRAAIGA; encoded by the coding sequence ATGCCGAGCAGGCGGTGGTTATGGGCGGCCGTGGCCGGGATCGTGGCCGTGGCGGTCGCGGTCGTGGCCGTCGTGGTGCTGCGCGGTGGCACGGCCACGCCCGGGCGGACCGGCGGCGTGCAGGTCGTGGCGCGGGAGCAGGCCGGCGCGCGCGGGCATGATCTCAGCGTGTGGTCACCGGCGCTCGGCGCGACGACCCCCGTACGCGTGCTGACGCCCCAGGGGTGGACGCCGGGGTCCGGCCCGTGGCCGGTGCTCTATCTGCTGCACGGCTGCTGCAGCCCCAACCATCTCGTGTGGGTCGACGAGGGCGGCGCGGAGCGGCTCACGCAGGACCTACGGGCGATCGTGGTCGTGCCCGAAGGCGGGCGGGTCGGGTTCTACTCGGACTGGCTGCGCGGTCCGCAATGGGAGACCTACCACGTCAAGGAGCTCATCCCGCTGATCGAGGCCGAATTCGGGGCGGGGCCTCAGCGGGCGATCGCCGGGCTGTCGATGGGCGGGCTCGGCGCCATGGTGTACGCGGCCAGGAACCCCGGCATGTTCCGCGCGGCGGCGTCGTACTCCGGCGTCCTGGACACGACCGGCGACCGCAGCGAGACGCGTGCCCTCGTGCGCCGCAACGGCGAGGACCCCGACGCCCTCTGGGGAGACCCGGACAAGAACAGGGACGTGTGGGAGGCCTACAATCCCACCGCGCTCGTGGCCCGGCTGAAGGACGTTCAGCTCTACGTGTCCTGCGGCGACGGCCGGCCCGGCCCGCTGGATCCGCCCGGCGCGACGGCCGACTACGAGGGCGCGCTGCTGGGCCTGGCGCAGACGTTCACCGAGCGGGCCGAGCAGGCGGGCGTGCGCGTCGCCACCGACTTCTACGGGGCGGGCACCCACACCTTCCCGTACTGGGAACGCGCGCTGGAACGCTCGCTCCCGATGCTGCGGGCGGCCATCGGCGCCTGA
- a CDS encoding phytanoyl-CoA dioxygenase family protein: MSEASMVRSYRDNGYVLVKGLLSREEAAAYREECHAVLARLRGMDPTWGSARELAGRPTELRHCHDAQFYAAAFARLMVDPRFTDVAAALMGSENVQLHHTKIFVKPAEKGSPFPMHQDAAHFPHTRHTVGAAIFHFDDAPEEKGCVRVVPGSHRDGMLPHIEEGGWHLPLSQWPLEAAVPVEAEAGDVLFLTYLTVHGSGVNRAAEARTTLLIQFRDPEDAPAGDVHRSRGQGMMLRGVDPTMHGG; encoded by the coding sequence ATGAGTGAGGCATCGATGGTGCGGTCCTACCGGGACAACGGCTATGTGCTGGTCAAAGGGTTGCTGAGCCGGGAGGAGGCGGCGGCGTACCGGGAGGAGTGTCATGCCGTCCTGGCGCGCCTACGGGGCATGGACCCCACCTGGGGCAGCGCACGCGAGCTCGCCGGCCGCCCCACCGAGTTGCGTCACTGCCACGACGCGCAGTTCTACGCGGCGGCGTTCGCCCGGCTCATGGTCGATCCGCGCTTCACCGACGTCGCGGCCGCGCTGATGGGATCGGAGAACGTGCAACTCCACCACACCAAGATCTTCGTCAAGCCGGCGGAGAAGGGCTCGCCGTTCCCGATGCACCAGGACGCCGCACATTTCCCGCACACCCGGCACACGGTCGGCGCGGCCATCTTCCACTTCGACGACGCCCCGGAGGAGAAGGGGTGCGTACGCGTGGTGCCGGGCAGCCACCGCGACGGGATGCTGCCGCACATCGAGGAGGGCGGCTGGCACCTGCCGCTGTCGCAGTGGCCGCTGGAGGCCGCCGTCCCCGTCGAGGCCGAGGCGGGGGACGTGCTGTTCCTCACGTATCTCACCGTGCACGGATCCGGGGTGAACCGGGCCGCCGAGGCCCGCACGACCCTGCTCATCCAGTTCCGCGACCCCGAGGACGCCCCGGCCGGCGACGTGCACCGCTCGCGCGGGCAGGGGATGATGTTGCGGGGGGTCGATCCGACGATGCACGGAGGGTGA
- a CDS encoding sensor histidine kinase, with translation MSSEAHELRLPHPVRRGDHSVMTTEARRADVLRVAGWILGVLGALLGVAALLLALPDGHAGVVSAVGVAGGSCVSVLCAIIIDHKPTNRAAWALLAGGWLLAADSLGYSWAVLHTQEGSSSPVVAATAFVVDTVAGESLPLFLLLFPDGRLPSKRWRPVLALYLTGWAATGAAAAMAVWPSGEPIIALYVGGHVEALPARLGAAETVTAATDLFGMLFLLVGIAAVAVRLRRARGTGRTQLLWAAWGLGVTVAIMIAATAASGTLKTVLAVLAPLPFYAAITVAMRRHQLFDVQRLIRRTVTYTAISAFLLGLYAMVAVGVGAIAGQVGAGSSVAVAAATLAVAAAFRPALRLVRAVVDQRFDRRTWLAVQALEAFTGRLRAGTAAPADLLAALRQAVDDPTARVAYVEDGQSIDLDGSPADLGDPQPGRLRRQVTAGGSPVAVVDLDARLAEEPRLVQAALAAAALPLENAALHARAAVRLADVRASRSRIVAAEDSQRRRIERDLHDGVQQRLVALALRLRIAEREVTTTSHRAATVLGEAVEELRATVDELRELTRGILPPVLTDEGLAVALRTAAARLPLPVTLDVTTERFPPTIEATCWYVAGEAMANAVKHADAATVRLSVHRTGDSVVLQVDDDGAGGAGVVSGGGLQGLSDRVAAVGGRFTLTSPSGAGTRLTVELPCAS, from the coding sequence ATGTCCTCCGAGGCTCACGAACTCCGGTTGCCGCACCCGGTGCGCAGGGGCGATCATTCGGTCATGACCACCGAGGCCCGGCGGGCCGACGTCCTACGCGTGGCCGGCTGGATCCTCGGAGTGCTGGGCGCGTTGCTCGGAGTCGCCGCCCTGCTGCTGGCCCTGCCCGATGGCCACGCCGGCGTGGTGTCGGCGGTGGGCGTGGCAGGCGGCTCCTGCGTCAGCGTCCTGTGCGCGATCATCATTGATCACAAGCCCACCAACCGGGCCGCCTGGGCGTTGCTGGCAGGCGGATGGCTGCTGGCCGCCGACAGCCTCGGCTACAGCTGGGCCGTCCTGCACACGCAGGAGGGCTCCTCCTCGCCGGTGGTCGCAGCCACGGCCTTCGTCGTGGACACCGTGGCCGGCGAGTCGCTGCCGCTGTTCCTGCTGTTGTTCCCCGATGGCCGCCTGCCGTCGAAGCGGTGGCGGCCGGTGCTGGCGCTGTACCTGACGGGCTGGGCGGCGACAGGAGCGGCCGCCGCGATGGCCGTCTGGCCCTCGGGTGAGCCGATCATCGCGCTGTACGTCGGAGGGCACGTCGAGGCACTGCCTGCCCGGTTAGGCGCCGCCGAGACCGTCACGGCCGCCACCGACCTGTTCGGCATGCTGTTCCTGCTGGTGGGCATCGCTGCTGTGGCGGTGCGCCTGCGCCGAGCCCGCGGGACCGGACGTACACAGCTGCTGTGGGCGGCCTGGGGGCTCGGCGTCACGGTGGCGATCATGATCGCGGCCACGGCCGCGTCCGGAACGCTCAAGACCGTCCTGGCGGTCCTCGCACCACTGCCGTTCTACGCTGCCATCACCGTGGCCATGCGCCGCCATCAGCTGTTCGACGTGCAGCGACTGATCCGGCGCACCGTCACCTACACCGCCATCTCCGCGTTCCTGCTAGGGCTGTACGCGATGGTGGCCGTCGGCGTGGGCGCGATCGCCGGTCAGGTGGGCGCCGGTTCCTCGGTTGCCGTGGCGGCGGCGACCCTCGCGGTCGCGGCGGCTTTCCGTCCCGCGCTGCGGCTGGTGCGGGCGGTCGTCGACCAGCGCTTCGATCGCCGTACCTGGCTGGCCGTGCAGGCCCTGGAGGCCTTCACGGGACGGCTGCGCGCGGGCACCGCAGCGCCGGCCGATCTGCTGGCCGCCTTACGCCAGGCGGTCGACGACCCGACCGCGCGCGTGGCCTATGTCGAGGACGGGCAGTCGATCGACCTGGACGGCAGCCCTGCCGATCTCGGCGACCCGCAGCCCGGGCGGCTGCGCCGGCAGGTGACGGCCGGTGGTTCGCCCGTGGCCGTGGTCGATCTGGATGCGCGGCTGGCCGAGGAGCCGCGCCTGGTTCAGGCCGCGCTCGCCGCCGCCGCGCTCCCGCTGGAGAACGCCGCCCTGCACGCCCGCGCCGCGGTACGGCTGGCCGACGTACGGGCCTCGCGCAGCCGTATCGTGGCCGCCGAGGACTCCCAGCGGCGGCGCATCGAACGCGACCTGCATGACGGTGTCCAGCAGCGCCTGGTCGCGCTCGCCCTGCGGCTGCGCATCGCCGAGCGCGAGGTGACCACCACCAGTCACCGCGCCGCCACCGTGCTCGGCGAGGCGGTGGAGGAGTTACGCGCCACTGTCGATGAGTTGCGCGAGCTCACCCGCGGCATCCTGCCCCCGGTCCTCACCGACGAAGGACTGGCCGTCGCGCTGCGCACGGCCGCGGCTCGGCTGCCGCTGCCCGTGACCCTCGACGTCACGACCGAGCGATTCCCGCCCACGATCGAGGCGACCTGCTGGTATGTGGCAGGCGAGGCCATGGCCAACGCCGTCAAACACGCCGATGCCGCCACCGTGCGCCTCAGCGTGCACCGCACCGGCGACAGCGTCGTCCTGCAGGTCGACGACGACGGCGCGGGCGGCGCCGGCGTGGTCTCCGGTGGCGGGCTGCAGGGGCTCAGCGACCGGGTGGCGGCCGTGGGCGGCCGGTTCACCCTGACCAGCCCCTCCGGGGCAGGCACCCGGCTGACGGTGGAGCTGCCATGCGCGTCGTGA
- a CDS encoding response regulator transcription factor → MRVVIADDSVLLREGIAGLLANAGFQVMASVGTAEALVEAVSVHEPDIAVIDIRMPPTHTDEGLRAATRLRDKQPGLAILLLSQWVHAGRALDLFRNGAGLGYLLKDRVIDVDDFLEALRRIAKGGTVLDPDVVAALVGAHPGQNALSRLTDRERQVLALMAEGRSNSAIAERLFLGRKTIETHVNAIFTKLDLGPAGDDNRRVLAVLTWLRAQQ, encoded by the coding sequence ATGCGCGTCGTGATCGCCGACGACAGCGTCCTGCTGCGCGAAGGCATCGCCGGCCTGCTCGCCAACGCCGGTTTCCAGGTCATGGCCAGCGTGGGCACCGCCGAGGCGCTCGTGGAAGCCGTCAGCGTCCATGAACCCGACATCGCCGTCATCGACATCAGAATGCCGCCCACGCACACCGACGAAGGGCTGCGCGCAGCCACCCGGCTGCGTGACAAGCAGCCGGGCCTGGCGATCTTGCTGCTCTCCCAATGGGTCCACGCCGGACGCGCGCTCGACCTGTTCCGCAACGGCGCGGGGCTCGGCTATCTGCTGAAAGACCGCGTCATCGACGTCGACGACTTCCTGGAAGCGCTGCGCCGCATCGCCAAGGGCGGCACCGTGCTCGACCCTGACGTCGTCGCCGCCCTGGTCGGCGCCCATCCCGGACAGAACGCGCTGAGCCGCCTCACCGACCGGGAGAGGCAGGTGCTCGCGCTCATGGCCGAGGGCCGCTCCAACAGCGCCATCGCCGAACGCCTCTTCCTCGGCCGCAAAACCATCGAAACACACGTCAACGCCATCTTCACCAAACTCGACCTCGGCCCGGCCGGCGACGACAACCGCCGCGTCCTGGCCGTCCTGACCTGGCTGCGCGCCCAGCAGTGA